One window from the genome of Rhinolophus ferrumequinum isolate MPI-CBG mRhiFer1 chromosome 22, mRhiFer1_v1.p, whole genome shotgun sequence encodes:
- the LOC117014585 gene encoding uncharacterized protein LOC117014585 — protein sequence MDECPPPTGQSQKARDVVVHLPRGSPLGTLHCPLKASPSDLPSRPLLHAAPGTGAHGESWAPHRLPANEKIPPLSVSRTRPPETDPFVSSVSPAAAMRRRPTRDPGEARLPKRITRLLARSREASRGNTKNRLRQQLLSLWEAPEESAVSPPGTDKRKKKSPQLKVPNRLHLLFVDCSVCSVLSLFNQGHPTTPRSLPVPAVPSHTCSLHDSSQLGLLFEPNVQPASWPLATGPCGHRRRVWAAAGCPAPGGSSLASETEGSGLHQPEGLAAPTSGRAPSSPWAHNGPAKLPAAASAQVLMDQLVLPSQQALASSKFCSCQPSLLS from the coding sequence ATGGATGAGTGCCCACCTCCCACTGGACAGAGCCAGAAGGCACGGGACGTTGTCGTTCACCTGCCCCGCGGAAGTCCACTCGGCACCCTGCACTGTCCGCTGAAAGCGTCTCCGAGCGATTTGccctccaggcccctcctccaTGCTGCCCCTGGCACTGGGGCTCATGGTGAGAGTTGGGCCCCCCACAGACTCCCAGCTAATGAGAAAATTCCTCCACTCTCCGTATCCAGGACCCGACCTCCCGAGACAGACCCTTTTGTGTCCAGCGTATCCCCAGCTGCGGCCATGAGGCGCCGTCCAACTCGAGACCCTGGGGAAGCCCGCCTCCCAAAACGGATCACTAGGTTATTGGCCAGAAGCCGGGAGGCCAGCAGAGGAAATACGAAGAACCGGCTCAGACAGCAGCTACTTTCTCTCTGGGAGGCGCCCGAGGAATCTGCCGTGTCTCCTCCGGGAAcggacaaaaggaagaaaaagtccCCGCAACTAAAAGTACCCAACAGACTGCACCTTCTTTTTGTTGATTGTTCCGTTTGTTCTGTTCTGTCACTATTCAACCAGGGCCATCCTACTACCCCACGCAGCCTCCCTGTCCCCGCGGTCCCATCCCACACGTGTTCATTACATGACTccagtcagcttgggctgctgtTTGAGCCAAATGTTCAGCCTGCTTCGTGGCCACTCGCCACCGGTCCCTGTGGCCACCGCAGGAGGGTTTGGGCTGCTGCAGGCTGCCCTGCGCCAGGAGGGAGCAGCCTGGCCTCTGAGACGGAGGGGAGTGGACTCCATCAGCCTGAAGGGCTGGCCGCTCCCACCAGTGGACGAGCTCCCTCTTCACCCTGGGCCCACAATGGACCAGCCAAGTTGCCGGCAGCAGCCTCAGCACAAGTCTTGATGGACCAACTTGTACTGCCTTCCCAGCAGGCTCTGGCATCTAGTAAATTCTGTTCCTGCCAACCATCCTTGCTCAGCTAA